The DNA sequence GGCCTAAACCGGCCCGTCAGGCATTGGTCGCCCGGCGGACAGGCATGTGCTTCTTGCCCCAGTCCTTCAGCGTCATGAGCGCAGGAGCCAGCTCCTGCCCCTTCTCTGTCAGCACATAATCATAGCGCTTCGGCCCTGCCGAATATTGCCGGCGTTCCAGAATGCCGGCTTCAACCAGCCGTTTCAGACGCTCGGCCAGGATGTGCCGGGTCATGCCGCTCGACTCGATGAACTGTTCAAACCGTGACAGGCCGAGGAAACAGTCTCTGAGGATCAGAAGCGTCCAACGGTCCCCCACGACGGACAACGTCCGCGCAACCGGGCACCAATTATCCGAGAGTTCTGTCCATTTCATACTTGCAAGCCTAACCTGATTTGCCTTAGTTCCAAAATGAAACTTGCGGAGACCCAAATGACCAAGGCGCTTGAGTTCTATTTCGACTATATCAGCCCCTATTCCTATATCGCCAACGCAGCCGTGAAACAGCTGAAAGCGCGCACGGGTGCCGTCGTTGAAATCAAGCCCATGTTCCTGGGGGCCGTCATGCAAACCACAGGAAACCGCTCCCCGGGCGTGGTGCCGGCCAAGAACACTTACATGCTGACCGACATGGCACGATGCGCCGCGCGCTATGGGCTTACCATCCGCATGAATCCCTACTTCCCCATGGTCAGCACGCGCGATCTGCTGCGGGCTACGATTGG is a window from the uncultured Hyphomonas sp. genome containing:
- a CDS encoding helix-turn-helix domain-containing protein → MKWTELSDNWCPVARTLSVVGDRWTLLILRDCFLGLSRFEQFIESSGMTRHILAERLKRLVEAGILERRQYSAGPKRYDYVLTEKGQELAPALMTLKDWGKKHMPVRRATNA